The genome window CAGGGTCTCCGGCTTGATCCCCCGATGGGCCAGGATGGGCATGGGCGATGACTGCGGATCAACGGCCCGGATGAACCCGACATCGACCCGCAGGATGTCCATCATCGCGTCGAGGGCGATATCCAGGAGCTCCTCGGGTGGCAGGGAGAGGGCCGCGTCGCCGATCCGCCGGAAGGTCTCGAGCAGTTCGGAATGGCGGTCGGGTTCGGCCGTGGGCCTGGACGCCGGATCCGGATCAGCCGGCGGGCGCTGGAAGGCTTTGGGTGAACCGAGGAAAATCGGGTTGGCGGCGAGCCTGTCCCCCTCGAGAAAGTATTGATGACGACAAAAGGCGCGAACGGCCGACTCCTCGTCGACCCGCGCCCGATCATAGAGACAGACGATGATCATGGGAGTCTCCGCCAGAAGGACGGCGGCCGCTTCCTCCCAGGCCAGGAGAGCCGCGGCCTCGGGGCAAGCACAGCCGCTCGGGCCGCTCGCCAAGGCGACGGCGTCGACGACGAGCCAAGTGGGATCGCCGGCCGGCGTACCGGCGGCCGACCGCCGGCGGTTTAGTGATTCCCTCAGCCCGGAGAGACTAAATGAGCCCTCGGCGGTCAAGTACTCATCGGGGCTGAGCTCCAGCCCCGGCAACTGACCGCCTACGTAGATAGCGACTTGGTCGGCCGCCTGGGTGACCTGGGCGATAACCTCGAGGATCCGGCTCTTCTCCGTGACTTCGCGGTACAGCGCGACCAGGTGATCTCCGGGCCTGAGGGTGACCCACGATGGCGGACGAGCGTCCAAGCCACGCGCCTCCCCAGTTGTTCCGGCCTCGAAGCCGAACCACCCAACCATGAACTGGTTACCGCTATCAGTGTTCAACATACTTCGTTTCTGGACTGACTTGTCCTCCCGGCCAAGTTCGCTAAATTGTCGACTCAATCCGACAGATTGTGCCATTGGAGGGATCGCGGATGTCCGACGCGGGGAGCGACACGAGGATAAATAAGGCAGGCAGGGGCGGCTATCGCGAGATCATTGCCGGGTTCGACGACCCGCTCGTGGTTCACCGCGCGGCCGAAGCTCTTCGGGAAGCAGGCTTCAAGACTCTCCGGGTGGACCGTCTGACCCAACACCCGACGATGCCCTCCGGCGATAAGGACAACGCGGGATACCCCGCTACTTTCACCGGCGAAAGTGATAGGGTCGCCCGGGCCGGGCTGATCGCCAGCACCGCCGTGAGCGGCATGGCCGTTGAGTCCGACCCTTTTCTCGGCCCCGGAAGCTACGACCCTTTCCCCGGGAGCCGCTACGTGATCACGGTGGTCATCGAGGCCCCGGAGAAGGAAATGCCCGGCCTCGTCGACGAGGCCGGGGCGATCATCCGGAGTTATGGGGGAAGCACTTAGCGCCGTGATCAGAGCAGGGCCGCCGCCCAGGCCAACCCGACGGCGATGAACAAGGCCGGCAGGAGGTTCGCCACCCTGACCCTCTTGACCTCCAGGAGGCCGAGGCCGATGGCGATGATGATGATCCCGCCGGTGGCCGACATCTCGGTGATGATCGGCCCCGGAAGGAGCGGCGCCGCCCAGCGGGCCAGGAGGGCGATGGAGCCCTGATAGATGAAGACCGAGATCGATGAGAAGGCCACCCCGATGCCCATGGCCGAGGCGAAGATGACCGCCGAGATGCCGTCGAGGACCGACTTGGCGAAAAGGATGCTGTGGTCCCCACGCAATCCGTCCTCGATCGCCCCGAGGATGGCCATCGAGCCGACGCAGTAGAGAAGGCTGGTGGCGACGAAGCCGCGAGCGAAGTCGCCCCCGCCGGCGCCCACCCATCGCTCGAGGGTCTTGCCCAGACGCTGGAGCCCGCCATCAAGGTCGAGCAACTCGCCGACGGTCCCGCCGACGACCAGGCTGACCAGGACGACCAGGATGTTCTGGGTCTTGAGGGCCATCGATAGGCCGATGACCACGGTCCCCAACCCGAGGGCCGAGATGACGGTCTCTTTGACCTTCTCGGGAAGAGCCCGCCGGAAGAGGATTCCGAAGACCGCTCCGATGATGACGACGATGCTGTTGACGATGGTACCGACCAGTGCGAACCCTCCCTGAAGCCAGGCGCGGCGACCGTTGTCGCCGCCAGGTGATTCCCTCACTATTCTCGGCCGAGGGCGGCTTTCCTCCCCGGCGGAAAAAGGCCGGTCGCGAGGGCGACCGGCCTTGGCCTTCCTTCGTGGCACGGGCTGGGAGGCGCTGGATCTCGACCGACCGGCGTCTCAAACCCAGAAGGGATGGACGTCGACGCAGGAGCCCGGCTCCGCGGGGCGGCGCGTGTCCATCTTCTGCTCGTCGTCCTCGACCCGCTCCGGAGAGATGTAGGAGGCGCAGTCGGCCCGGTCCCCGTCCTGGACGACCTGAATCTCGTCCAGGGCGCACAGTCCATCTTCCTGGAAGATGCACTCCACTGTGCAGTTGACCGTCGTCAACGCCGTTCACCTCGGCCCTAGCTTGTCCTCGGCGGACGGCTCCAACTCGCCGCCGCCGGCGAGGGCAGGTCGCGGGTGGCGACCACGGCGACGCCGAGGCCGATTAGATCGGTCACGACCACCTGCCCCCGGCGAACGGGGGCCCGGACGACGACGGCGTCCAGGGCCCGAACGGCTCGGCGGACGGCCTCCCTGGGAATCTCGCCGGCCGTCTTGACCGGCAGCCGATCGGGCACGGCTCCCTCCACGCGCACGGTCGTCGTCAACGTCCGGGTGGGCTCCGAGGTCTCCTTGACCGCGTAGCCGCGCCCCTTGGGGCAGCGGCCGCCGGTCGCCTGAAGCTCGGGCCCGCGTCCGGTGATGGCCAGCTCGCAACCGGCCGGACAGAGGATGCAGACCAGGCGGCCGCGTTCGGCCGGGGTCCCTTCAGCGGTCATCGCCATGGCCCCCCTCGACTCTGACCTCGGCCCTGATCACCCGAAGCGGCTCGCCCGCGGCGGCCAGGGCCGTTGGTCTGACCTTGATGGCGATCATTTCCGGAGGCCTGACGGCCCGCTCCCGCCGGTGGGCCAGGCTGACCCGGCGGCCGGCGGCCGTCTCCCCGACAATGGTCACGTCGGCGTTCAGGCCCGGCTCCCTGACCCGCAGGAAGAACTGGACCGGACGGTCCTCGGGCCGGGCCGCCGCGCGACTCAGGTGGACTCGCTGAGGGACGACGTAAGCGGCGTTCCGGCCTGTCTGGACGGGGATGAAGCCGTCGGCGGGCGCCGGCGGAGAGCCGGCCGGCGACGGGGACTCGGTCACGGCCGGCGATTCGGCCAGGTACTCGGCCACCCCCCGGCCGGCGATGGTCCCGCCCATTGAAACGTAGTCGACGAGGTCATGGACGTGGACGACGTTGCCGCAGGCAAACAGCCCGGAGACGGTGGTCTCCAGGCGGTCGTCGACGACCGGCCCGCGGGTCAGCTGGTCCAGCTCGACGCCGGCCCCTCGCGACAGCTCGTTCTCGGGGATCAGCCCGGCCGAGATGACCACCGTGTCGCACTCGATGAAGCGCTCCGTCCCCGGAACCGGCTGACGGTCATGGCCGACCCTGGCCACGGTGACGCCGCTGACCCGCTTGGCCCCGTGGATGTAGGTGATCGTGTGCGACAGGTGCAGCGGGATGTGGTAATCCTCGAGGCACTGGACGACGTTGCGGGTCAGCCCGCCGGGGTGAGGCATGATCTCATAGACCCCCTCCACCTCGACTCCCTCGAGGGTGAGTCGCCTGGCCATGATCAGCCCGATGTCGCCGGAGCCGAGGATGACGGCCTTCCGGCC of Bacillota bacterium contains these proteins:
- a CDS encoding DUF554 domain-containing protein, translating into MRESPGGDNGRRAWLQGGFALVGTIVNSIVVIIGAVFGILFRRALPEKVKETVISALGLGTVVIGLSMALKTQNILVVLVSLVVGGTVGELLDLDGGLQRLGKTLERWVGAGGGDFARGFVATSLLYCVGSMAILGAIEDGLRGDHSILFAKSVLDGISAVIFASAMGIGVAFSSISVFIYQGSIALLARWAAPLLPGPIITEMSATGGIIIIAIGLGLLEVKRVRVANLLPALFIAVGLAWAAALL
- a CDS encoding DUF1540 domain-containing protein — encoded protein: MTTVNCTVECIFQEDGLCALDEIQVVQDGDRADCASYISPERVEDDEQKMDTRRPAEPGSCVDVHPFWV
- a CDS encoding DUF1667 domain-containing protein; protein product: MTAEGTPAERGRLVCILCPAGCELAITGRGPELQATGGRCPKGRGYAVKETSEPTRTLTTTVRVEGAVPDRLPVKTAGEIPREAVRRAVRALDAVVVRAPVRRGQVVVTDLIGLGVAVVATRDLPSPAAASWSRPPRTS
- a CDS encoding FAD-dependent oxidoreductase; this translates as MNRDPLNRDPLKRDLPESQGDLVVIGGGPAGLAAALAARESGVPRVVIVERDRELGGILQQCIHDGFGNFLFRERLTGPEYAARFIDRVSEAGIEVIIDAMALEIIPGATSASARPVHRVLLSSAATGPVRLAAPTVVLAMGCRERTRPQLLIPGTRPAGIFTAGTVQRYVNIEGLLPGRKAVILGSGDIGLIMARRLTLEGVEVEGVYEIMPHPGGLTRNVVQCLEDYHIPLHLSHTITYIHGAKRVSGVTVARVGHDRQPVPGTERFIECDTVVISAGLIPENELSRGAGVELDQLTRGPVVDDRLETTVSGLFACGNVVHVHDLVDYVSMGGTIAGRGVAEYLAESPAVTESPSPAGSPPAPADGFIPVQTGRNAAYVVPQRVHLSRAAARPEDRPVQFFLRVREPGLNADVTIVGETAAGRRVSLAHRRERAVRPPEMIAIKVRPTALAAAGEPLRVIRAEVRVEGGHGDDR